A region from the Canis aureus isolate CA01 chromosome 10, VMU_Caureus_v.1.0, whole genome shotgun sequence genome encodes:
- the LOC144321705 gene encoding interferon alpha-1/2 translates to MALPCSFSVALVLLSCHSLCCLACHLPDTHGLRNWRVLTLLGQMRRLSAGSCDHYTNDFAFPKELFDGQRLQEAQALSVVHVMTQKVFHLFCPDTSSAPWNMTLLEELCSGLSEQLDDLEACPLQEAGLAETPLMHEDSTLRTYFQRISLYLQDRNHSPCAWEMVRAEIGRSFFSSTILQERIRRRK, encoded by the coding sequence atggccctgccctgctccttctcggtggccctggtgctgctcagctgccactccctgtgctgtctggcttgccacctgcccgacacccacggcctgcgcaactggagggtcctgacgctcctgggacagatgaggagactctccgccggctcttgtgaccactacaccaatgactttgccttccccaaggagctgtttgatggccagcggctccaggaggcgcaagccctctctgtggtccacgtgatgacccagaaggtcttccacctcttctgcccggacacgtcctctgctccttggaacatgactctcctggaggaactgtgctcggggctctctgagcagctggatgacctggaggcctgtcccctgcaggaggcggggctggccgagacccccctcatgcatgaggactccaccctgaggacctacttccaaaggatctccctctacctgcaagacaggaaccacagcccgtgtgcctgggagatggtccgagcagaaatcgggagatccttcttctcctcgacaatcttgcaagaaagaattaggaggaggaaatga